In Clostridium sp. SY8519, one genomic interval encodes:
- a CDS encoding ATP-dependent helicase, which produces MIDSCQIRAARHRDGPMLVIAGPGSGKTTVITERTRWLIEGCGVPPSEILVLTFTRAAAGEMRERFLRMTQGKNYPVCFGTFHAVFFMILKESFHYSASDILREEEKYAFFKERLYAHSIVFDDEHTFIGQLIREISQLKNSGALPETCESPGMPAETFRRICQEYQEELRRRHGLDFDDILIRCRDLLTEHPEVRSAWQQRFSYILVDEFQDINPLQYQIVRMLAEPERNLFLVGDDDQSIYRFRGAKPELMLRVPQDYPDLIRVSLSVNYRSGAAIVSLASQLISRNRERYEKQIRPGCRIRDRVFFRQYDSQQMQNLSIIGEIRRLLYQGMPAEEIAVLARTGRQLMLLTQQMDAYSIPYHSRDHIPDPYHHWIMDDILCYLRAAVGSCSRSAILRIMNRPNRFLSRDGLPDPEVNWNRWMAYYRNKNMDWLEGRVRRLQEDLKQLGGMRPYAALIYIRKGIGYEAFLQEYAESHGTEAEELMDLLDAVTAHAAEYPSLEAWLAAVERIRKQVRRRPGPCGTEEKGVTVGTYHSSKGLEFDAVFLPDLNERLIPHKRAVLEVDLEEERRMLYVAITRARKRLYLLVPAHIRNKETEPSRFLKEMNLENALPSPPRQQDGEMPG; this is translated from the coding sequence TACATTTACCAGAGCCGCTGCGGGAGAAATGCGGGAACGGTTTCTCCGGATGACCCAGGGAAAAAATTATCCGGTCTGTTTCGGTACATTCCACGCGGTTTTCTTTATGATTCTGAAAGAATCCTTTCATTATTCTGCCTCAGATATTCTTCGTGAGGAAGAAAAATATGCTTTTTTCAAAGAGCGTCTTTATGCGCATTCCATTGTTTTTGATGACGAACATACTTTTATCGGGCAGCTGATCCGGGAGATCAGTCAGCTGAAAAATTCCGGCGCTTTGCCGGAAACCTGTGAATCTCCGGGGATGCCTGCAGAAACTTTCCGTAGGATCTGTCAGGAGTATCAGGAAGAACTGCGCCGCAGGCACGGACTGGATTTTGACGATATCCTGATTCGCTGCAGGGATCTTCTGACGGAACATCCGGAGGTGCGAAGCGCCTGGCAGCAGAGGTTTTCCTATATTCTGGTGGATGAGTTTCAGGATATTAATCCGCTCCAGTATCAAATTGTCCGTATGCTGGCAGAACCGGAAAGAAATCTGTTCCTTGTAGGGGATGATGACCAGTCGATCTACCGGTTCCGCGGTGCGAAACCGGAGCTGATGCTTCGGGTCCCGCAGGATTATCCGGATCTGATCCGGGTCAGCCTGTCGGTCAATTATCGCAGCGGAGCAGCAATTGTTTCCCTGGCCTCTCAGCTGATCAGCCGGAACCGGGAGCGCTATGAAAAGCAGATCCGTCCGGGCTGCCGGATCCGGGACCGGGTGTTTTTCCGGCAGTACGACAGCCAGCAGATGCAGAATCTGAGCATCATAGGGGAAATCCGACGTCTGCTGTATCAGGGGATGCCAGCGGAGGAAATCGCCGTTTTGGCCCGCACCGGCCGTCAGCTGATGCTTCTGACCCAGCAAATGGATGCATACAGCATCCCCTATCATTCCAGGGACCATATTCCGGATCCGTACCATCACTGGATTATGGATGATATCCTCTGCTATCTGCGGGCTGCCGTCGGCAGCTGCAGCCGATCCGCAATCCTCCGCATTATGAATCGGCCCAACCGTTTTCTTTCCCGGGACGGGCTGCCGGATCCGGAGGTGAACTGGAACCGGTGGATGGCTTATTACAGAAATAAAAATATGGACTGGCTGGAAGGGCGTGTGCGCCGGCTGCAGGAAGATCTGAAGCAGCTTGGGGGAATGCGGCCCTATGCGGCGCTTATTTATATACGCAAAGGCATCGGGTATGAAGCGTTTCTGCAGGAATACGCGGAGAGTCACGGAACGGAAGCGGAAGAACTGATGGATCTCCTGGATGCAGTCACTGCCCATGCCGCGGAATATCCCTCCCTGGAAGCGTGGCTGGCAGCCGTTGAAAGAATCCGGAAACAGGTCCGCCGCCGGCCGGGTCCGTGTGGGACAGAAGAAAAAGGGGTGACGGTAGGCACCTATCATTCCTCCAAAGGGCTGGAGTTTGACGCGGTGTTTCTGCCGGATTTAAACGAAAGGCTCATTCCGCATAAACGCGCGGTACTGGAAGTCGATCTGGAGGAAGAACGCCGGATGCTTTACGTGGCAATTACCAGGGCCAGAAAAAGGCTCTACCTCCTTGTGCCTGCGCATATACGCAACAAGGAGACAGAGCCTTCCAGGTTTCTGAAAGAAATGAATCTGGAGAACGCCTTGCCTAGCCCTCCCCGTCAGCAAGACGGTGAAATGCCTGGATGA
- a CDS encoding DUF1292 domain-containing protein, whose product MADHFSNNTSDPDILDPEDIVVTIDLEDGSSIDCEILTIFSVGPQDYIALLPTDEQNQIVESKGVYLYRYFEDEQENYSIGNIDSDEELERVIQAFHRLADGEG is encoded by the coding sequence ATGGCAGATCATTTCAGCAACAACACCAGCGACCCTGATATCCTGGACCCGGAAGACATTGTCGTCACCATTGACTTGGAAGACGGCTCCAGCATCGACTGCGAGATTCTGACGATTTTCTCCGTCGGCCCTCAGGATTACATTGCCCTGCTTCCCACTGACGAACAGAATCAGATTGTGGAAAGCAAAGGCGTCTACCTGTATCGCTACTTTGAGGATGAGCAGGAAAATTATTCCATTGGAAATATCGATTCCGATGAAGAACTGGAACGTGTCATCCAGGCATTTCACCGTCTTGCTGACGGGGAGGGCTAG
- a CDS encoding DUF5662 family protein — translation MQIWNHFRTITYHRFLVMYNCFQCGLYWQGLTHDLSKYSPVEFLNGCRFYQGTMSPNNAERESRGYSASWLHHKGRNKHHLEYWIDYSLKKDPPLIGMKMPERYVVEMLCDRIAASRVYQRDAYTRRSAWEYYQKGIEVNRALLHPESRKLLEKLLRIAARRGERAAFSYARHYVLKKKKPMKILGGTRRC, via the coding sequence TTGCAGATCTGGAATCATTTTCGTACAATTACATACCACCGGTTTCTGGTGATGTACAATTGCTTCCAGTGCGGACTGTACTGGCAGGGGCTGACCCATGATCTGTCCAAATATTCCCCTGTGGAATTCCTGAATGGCTGCCGGTTTTATCAGGGAACCATGAGTCCCAATAATGCGGAGCGGGAGAGCCGTGGATATTCGGCTTCCTGGCTGCACCACAAAGGGCGGAACAAGCATCATTTGGAATACTGGATCGACTACAGCCTGAAAAAGGATCCGCCGCTGATCGGCATGAAGATGCCGGAACGCTATGTTGTGGAGATGCTCTGTGACCGGATTGCGGCATCCCGGGTGTATCAGAGGGACGCGTATACCAGAAGGAGTGCCTGGGAGTATTATCAGAAGGGAATTGAAGTCAACCGGGCGCTGCTTCATCCGGAATCCAGGAAATTGCTGGAAAAGCTTCTGCGGATTGCGGCCCGGCGGGGAGAACGCGCCGCCTTTTCTTATGCCAGACATTATGTATTAAAAAAGAAGAAGCCCATGAAAATTTTAGGAGGAACCAGAAGATGTTAA